One window of the Misgurnus anguillicaudatus chromosome 8, ASM2758022v2, whole genome shotgun sequence genome contains the following:
- the LOC129450077 gene encoding transcription elongation factor A N-terminal and central domain-containing protein produces the protein MNTKEIIHYATQIEKLQNDGSYEDIVSLLTDLNNASVTSEQIQTTEIVRVLYKLLKFCPVVRAKTIAKSLLSKWKKLYKFSPVLKNNKKDECEGKELETHNLPDVEVSLEIPSVITSGSQGNKNQEFTCSTEQPDIKKDEKQDKCEDSTVDTSSVLPLPSTSSTSSGSTELRTKCVQLILQALTPNQQVGLDHVDKHKALAQGIEENVHGLYGCNLFKYKSCIRSKVANLKNPKNPHLRQGLMSGHLTPDAFARMSAEEMAGAELRQIRETYTTLGISEHQLPQVVEGTPTNKVSCRRCDGLDCRVTQISRGMLFLPSWVRGGSTDDDSMTFMTCANCGEQWYHSSWVCL, from the coding sequence ATGAACACCAAAGAGATAATTCATTATGCTACACAGATAGAAAAGTTGCAAAACGATGGCAGCTATGAAGATATTGTATCATTACTGACAGATCTGAATAACGCGTCTGTTACGTCAGAGCAGATTCAGACCACAGAAATTGTGAGGGTCCTTTATAAGCTCCTGAAGTTCTGTCCAGTCGTACGTGCTAAAACGATAGCAAAGAGCTTGCTCTCAAAATGGAAAAAGTTGTACAAGTTTTCACCTGTgctgaaaaataataaaaaagacgAATGTGAGGGCAAAGAACTAGAGACACATAACCTGCCTGATGTTGAGGTGTCATTGGAAATTCCCTCGGTAATAACCAGTGGATCTCAGGGGAATAAAAATCAGGAATTTACATGCAGCACAGAGCAACCCGATATAAAAAAGGATGAAAAACAGGACAAATGTGAAGACAGTACTGTAGATACTTCCTCTGTACTTCCTCTTCCAAGTACTTCCAGCACttcctctggctccacggaatTAAGAACCAAATGTGTCCAGCTGATTCTCCAGGCTCTTACCCCAAATCAGCAAGTAGGCTTGGATCACGTGGATAAACACAAAGCCCTTGCCCAGGGCATTGAAGAAAACGTTCATGGTCTTTACGGATGTAACCTGTTTAAGTACAAGTCGTGCATCAGGAGCAAGGTGGCCAACCTAAAGAACCCAAAGAACCCTCATCTACGTCAAGGCCTTATGTCGGGACACCTGACTCCAGATGCATTTGCCCGCATGTCTGCAGAGGAAATGGCAGGGGCTGAACTTCGACAGATCAGGGAAACATACACCACTTTGGGCATCAGTGAGCATCAGTTACCACAGGTGGTGGAAGGGACACCCACCAATAAAGTTAGCTGCAGACGCTGTGATGGTTTGGACTGCAGGGTGACACAGATCTCAAGAGGAATGCTCTTCTTGCCGTCGTGGGTACGGGGTGGCAGTACGGATGATGATTCGATGACCTTTATGACCTGTGCTAATTGTGGAGAGCAGTGGTACCACAGTAGCTGGGTTTGCCTTTGA